atcTGCCCAGCAGCAACCGTTTACGAAGACGCACAGCCTCTCCGCCCGGTGTCCTCAACACCGAAAGATGGCAGGAagagcgcagctgcagataAAGGGCAGCAAAGGAGAGGCCCTTCAGGCATGCGTCGATGTGCAAGCCGGCACGGGCTCATCGCCCCCTCGCTCACATCGGCCCACTTCTCAGAGTAACGGAAGAGAAGCCCGTCGTATCGATCCAAGAGTGGCGCTTCGAGAATGCTttccgtcgccgccttcaTCCGTGCGACTCCCCTCCACGCAcacccttcctctctttccgCCTCTTGctcccaccccctctgcccctcaTCTGCACGCGcctgtgcacacacacacacacatacacacacgtgcgaTAACGGGCGGATCCCTGAATGGCATCTCCAGCATTGCATCGCTGTGCAGACTCACTGcatcctctccctctctctctctctgtttaCTTCTGTTCGCCCGTCTTTCCTTGCCTTCGTGACTCTCCGTGGTGCCTATCACCCCCGCCTctgcgcagacacgcacgcattgAAACAAGCAGCTGCTCTGTGCCGCAGCTtaccatcaccaccactgcGCATCGCCACCATGTCTCACCGGTACGACtcccgcaccaccaccttctccCCTGAGGGTCGCCTCTACCAGGTGGAGTACGCCGTGGAGGCGATTCAGCAGGCCGgcaccgtcatcggcgtATGCACGAAAGACGGCGTCGTGCTGGCGGGTGAGAAGATGGTGCCGCACCCGCTCTTTGATAGCGAAAACATGCAAGACAAGAACATCAGCGGGGAAAAGATGTACAAGATCGCTGAGCACATCggctgcagcgtggcggGTGTGACGTCTGATGCGTACGCCTTGCTGAACTACGCTAGGCTTTCGGCACTGCGCCACCAGTACACCTTCCAGGAGCCGATAGCGATCGAGGATCTCTGCCGCATCCTGTGTGACGAGAAGCAGCTCTACACGCAGTACGGCGGTGTGCGCCCCTACGGTGTCTCCTTCCTGCTTGTTGGATGGGACCGCTATTATGGTTATCAGCTCTACTCCACCGAGCCGAGTGGCGACTACAGCGCCTGGAGCGCGTACGCGATCGGACAGAACGACCAAGTGGCGCACTCACTCTTGAAGAAGGACTGGCACGAGAACATGACGCTAGAGGACGGcatgctgctggcgctgcgggtGCTGGGCAAGACGATGGACACGGCAAAGATCGACCTCGGCcgggtggaggtggcggtgatgcgcAAAGTGCCCGCTTCGAACGTTGATCAGCTGCTCGAGCCGTTCAAACACCACCCCAAGACGGCGCCTCAGTTTCAGATTCTCGCCCCTAGTGAACTGAAGCCGCACGCCGAACGCGCCGACCAGGccagggaggcggaggagcaggccgaggcggagcgccagcgccagcaggAGCAGGCTCTGGAGTCGTAAGGCCTCCGCGCACGTTTGGggtctgtctgcgtgtgtgtgtgtgtgtgtgtgtgtgtgtagggtATGTGACTGATATATGCGTGGCGCACGCAGAAGAGGAGACGcaggaagagaggaagggcgaTAGAAGACAAAGGTGTCGACACGGGTCCCggtgctgcacgaggaggcaTCCCTCGgcgacatgcacacatatCCGTTCGAGTGACATCCCCGCTCAGCGGCATCGCTCTCCAAACAtaggtatatatatatatatatatatatatatatatatgccGCAaatcccctccctcccggCTCCGTCCTCCATCTTCaatgtgtgtgcgcgcgaggTTGTGTAGacggtgagggaggagggaggaggggccaTCACTAGCGGCTATcagcgccccctccctccccccctctccgcttctttgtttgttttctcttATACGattgccctcccccttcccctcatGTTCTCTCCTCCCTAAAGCAGACCACCACTtctgtctctcgctctgtgtgtgtgtgtgtggggggggggggggggcaatcCGATGTACGGCGGCGAAGTCAAACGAAGAGAAAAAGGTGATGGGTCATACCATCGTATTTGgcgcgtgcgggtgtgtctatgcgtgcgtgcagtcGCGCGTCGCCCGCTGGGCTGGCCTGTCTGCCTATCTgtctgtatctgtgtgtgggtgtgggtgggtgcatGGATGGAtagaagggaagggaagaagagggaggtggaggccgtATGTGCTGCATGGGGTGATGATCTTGTCTGACTGAGCAAAACAAGTACATTGAAGAACGTGTGAAGACAACACCGAACAAAACAGAAAATGCGggacatgcgcgcgcacgaacAAGCAGGAGGCAGTATCACGACTCATCCACACCTCCATCGactacacgcacacgcgtagCGCACCGAATCCTTGATGCGGCGCATGTGTCTCAGCGTGTGCGGGTATTTTTGTCGTGTGGGTGCGCGAGCGCACACTCACTCCTGTTTCTgcttcgccccccccctccccccacacacacacaccctccccgtcttcctccctctctcctgccgGCTTTCGACGCCGTCCCATCGCCGACACACATTCACACGCGTCAACAACACAATCGCATTGGAACACACGtacatgtgcgtgtatgcatATACCATCTTTTTTTCCGCACCGATTCTGGCAGTGGCCACACGCAGTACAACACCTCTCttgccttcctctctccctcacccacaccaccacgcgTTCACTGACACCCCTACCCACAAGCACCTGTATAGCAATCTGTCGCTTCCCCCAAACCCCTCCAACTCCCTCCGCCACatacaccaccaccgcgctgGCTTTTATcgcacgccctcccctcccatccCCACCTCCCACACGCGCGTAAGAGCTTCTCTTTGGCGTCTCCGCTTgtgaagaggaagagggagaggtaTACGCAGACGTACCTACatattatatatatatatatgagagagacaggaggaggggggacgaAAGAGGCGaacaagcaaaaacaaaggcacacgcgtgcactgTGGCACCTTTCGACACTACCAACTCCTCTTCTTTGCCCTTGACCCAcgcccgccctctctcgctctcccttcctctgtTTCTCGGTGCGTCGTCGTTCTTCTTTTCTTGGGACCTCGACCCACTCAGCCAAGCCCAGCCCATCTGCCCCTCATCGCAGCTCCGCGCactgccctctctctct
This sequence is a window from Leishmania major strain Friedlin complete genome, chromosome 14. Protein-coding genes within it:
- a CDS encoding putative proteasome alpha 3 subunit, with the translated sequence MSHRYDSRTTTFSPEGRLYQVEYAVEAIQQAGTVIGVCTKDGVVLAGEKMVPHPLFDSENMQDKNISGEKMYKIAEHIGCSVAGVTSDAYALLNYARLSALRHQYTFQEPIAIEDLCRILCDEKQLYTQYGGVRPYGVSFLLVGWDRYYGYQLYSTEPSGDYSAWSAYAIGQNDQVAHSLLKKDWHENMTLEDGMLLALRVLGKTMDTAKIDLGRVEVAVMRKVPASNVDQLLEPFKHHPKTAPQFQILAPSELKPHAERADQAREAEEQAEAERQRQQEQALES